The DNA sequence GCCCGGCGAGTCCGAAGCGATTTCGAAAAGGATGCCGCCTTTTTCCCTGAAGTAAAGGGCTTTGAAATAATTGCGGTCCCGGACAGGTGTGGCGTGCTGGCCAAGGGCGGTGACATGCTTCAGCCAATCCAGATGGTCCGCTTCATCTTTTGCCCGCCATGCGATATGATGGACGGTTCCGACGCCCATGACACCAGCACCGACGGAGGTCATTTTGATGTCGACGGTATTGCCGAGAGCAGCTTCGGAACGGAAACGGATCAGATCATTTTCCTGCCCGATGCGTTCCAAGCCCATTACTTTTTCGACGACAGCTGCAGTTTCCTCGGGCGCCCCCGTCAACAGGATGGCTCCCGCAAAACCTTTAATGGCATGTTCTGAGGGGACACCGTTGAAGGAATAAGGGTTATTTTTTCCGTCTTCACGTTCCACCAATTCCAGATGCAAACCATGGGGATCATCAAAGTCCAGGTAAGTTTCCCCGAAACGAGTCGATTTATCGAACGGAACGTTGTAACCGGACAGGCGTTTTTCCCAGAATGACAGTGATCCGGCCGGAACTGCATATACGGTGATGCCGACCTGCCCATCGCCGATGCTGCCTTGGCGGGATTTGGCCCATGGGAAGAATGTGATGACGGTACCGGGGTCGCCGTCCGCGTTGCCGAAGTAAAGATGATAGGTTTCTGGATCGTCGAAGTTGACTGTCTGTTTGATCATGCGCATCCCGAGCACGCCTGCATAG is a window from the Trichococcus shcherbakoviae genome containing:
- a CDS encoding ring-cleaving dioxygenase, with product MKKTAGIHHITAIVGHPQENVDFYAGVLGMRMIKQTVNFDDPETYHLYFGNADGDPGTVITFFPWAKSRQGSIGDGQVGITVYAVPAGSLSFWEKRLSGYNVPFDKSTRFGETYLDFDDPHGLHLELVEREDGKNNPYSFNGVPSEHAIKGFAGAILLTGAPEETAAVVEKVMGLERIGQENDLIRFRSEAALGNTVDIKMTSVGAGVMGVGTVHHIAWRAKDEADHLDWLKHVTALGQHATPVRDRNYFKALYFREKGGILFEIASDSPGFAIDEPLETMGQKLMLPPQYESKREALTAGLIPFEVRNV